CCATCTTCCAAATTGCGCAACCCGCGGACCACGACCCCCTCCTGGTCCAGAATCTCCAGGGCCCTGCTCGCGTCCCGGCGCAGCACGCGCACACAGACGCCGCAGTCGGAACTGAGCCAGCGAGGCACTGGGATCACCTTGCAAGGCATCCCCTCCGCCTTGAGCAGCGCCTCGGCACGCAGTGCATGGGAGGCCGAGGCCACCAGAACTATGGCGTAGTCCCTCACCGGCCTCGCTCCTTGGCCAACTGACGAACGGCGCGCAACGCCGCATCCACCTGCCTCTGCGTGCACAGTGCGCTCAAGCTGAAACGAACCCCGCCATGAGGGAAGGTGCCAATAGTGCGGTGGGCACTGGGCGCGCAATGGAGCCCTGTGCGACA
This genomic window from candidate division KSB1 bacterium contains:
- a CDS encoding DUF3343 domain-containing protein — protein: MRDYAIVLVASASHALRAEALLKAEGMPCKVIPVPRWLSSDCGVCVRVLRRDASRALEILDQEGVVVRGLRNLEDGNLGGAHA